A region of Ignatzschineria larvae DSM 13226 DNA encodes the following proteins:
- a CDS encoding lytic transglycosylase domain-containing protein — MIPLFRKIPLFTKSVMLLLLLSTPTMSFALEESEDQWFIAGKKAIIKKDWDQYQLYRDKLSESTLLPYLEFYYYQERIDDSDPQEVLDFADRYADEPFANTLKLVLFKDQERKKHSQFILDNAQFANTLALRCYLYNAQLQQSILDLNEFEQEWVAQLQLPSGCAVVEKFWLEKNQDQSLIETKIINLLQAGRITKARELLDSLPTEKQAYFEYFSNLMESPSLLITTDIFYPDAKNLYAKVLQKWSNQNSLQAEKGLEFAHAHNLLSKEDYITLRNRIAVFQAGRSDVVAPLDKILEIPSDERDDQVLQWGFRLAAKEGNYPIALALLSNLSPEAQKEDVWQYWLARSYDAVGDHEQAKYHYEQIQNEPSFYGFLAADELHHKYETIQAIAAEKMKPQVIPLNNRFSMALLLAKVNEEYFSRVKWQEALRNSNKTEQAAGSVAAFDAGFYNLGLQAAARARVEGGLPYRYPVAYTEIIEKYNDNFITEPIVLGLIRQESLFHEKAKSPASAYGLMQLLIPTAEKMSSTLNEEERSSLYDPDANIRYGITYLKTLQNSVGQCIPYMLASYNAGPHNVKKWLPDNDQEIDMALWIETIPFYETRGYVKNVLSNAIIYHTLKEEPYRLMDYLNCTTTSTEVTSNVP; from the coding sequence ATGATTCCTCTGTTTAGAAAAATCCCTTTATTTACCAAATCAGTGATGCTTCTGCTACTGTTAAGCACACCGACGATGAGCTTTGCTCTTGAAGAGAGTGAAGATCAATGGTTTATTGCCGGTAAAAAAGCCATTATCAAAAAAGATTGGGATCAATACCAACTCTATCGGGACAAGCTAAGCGAATCAACGCTCCTCCCCTATCTTGAGTTTTACTACTACCAAGAGCGGATCGATGATAGCGACCCACAGGAAGTATTAGATTTTGCCGATCGTTATGCCGATGAGCCCTTTGCCAACACGCTTAAACTAGTACTTTTCAAAGATCAAGAGCGCAAAAAACACTCGCAATTTATCCTCGATAATGCCCAATTTGCCAATACCTTAGCGCTTCGTTGCTATCTCTATAATGCGCAATTACAACAATCGATTTTAGATCTTAATGAGTTTGAACAAGAGTGGGTTGCACAATTACAACTCCCTTCAGGATGTGCTGTTGTCGAGAAGTTTTGGCTCGAGAAAAATCAGGATCAAAGCCTTATTGAGACCAAAATCATCAATCTACTACAAGCTGGCCGAATTACTAAAGCAAGGGAACTCCTCGACTCTCTTCCTACGGAAAAACAAGCTTATTTTGAGTATTTCAGCAATCTAATGGAGTCTCCTAGTCTACTTATAACAACCGATATATTCTATCCTGATGCAAAGAATCTCTATGCAAAAGTACTACAAAAATGGTCAAATCAAAATTCGCTGCAAGCAGAAAAAGGGCTAGAATTTGCCCATGCACATAATCTCCTTTCAAAAGAAGATTATATTACCCTTCGTAATCGTATCGCCGTATTCCAAGCAGGACGAAGCGATGTGGTAGCACCGCTCGATAAGATCCTTGAAATTCCAAGTGATGAACGAGATGATCAAGTACTACAATGGGGATTTCGCTTAGCGGCGAAAGAGGGAAATTATCCTATTGCGCTTGCCCTTCTCTCAAACCTCTCACCTGAGGCTCAAAAAGAGGATGTTTGGCAATATTGGTTAGCCCGTAGCTATGATGCTGTTGGCGATCATGAACAAGCAAAATACCATTATGAACAGATCCAAAATGAACCCTCATTCTACGGTTTTCTAGCAGCTGATGAGCTTCATCATAAATATGAAACCATTCAAGCAATCGCCGCTGAGAAGATGAAACCGCAAGTGATTCCATTGAATAATCGTTTCTCAATGGCCTTACTACTTGCGAAAGTCAATGAAGAGTATTTTAGTCGTGTAAAATGGCAAGAAGCACTTCGTAATAGCAATAAAACAGAACAAGCGGCAGGAAGTGTTGCTGCCTTTGATGCCGGATTTTACAATTTAGGGCTACAAGCTGCGGCAAGAGCTCGAGTTGAGGGAGGATTACCTTACCGCTATCCGGTGGCTTATACTGAAATTATCGAAAAATATAACGATAACTTTATTACAGAACCCATCGTTTTAGGATTAATTCGTCAAGAGAGTCTCTTTCATGAAAAGGCTAAATCGCCAGCGAGTGCTTATGGTTTAATGCAACTACTGATTCCTACAGCAGAAAAGATGTCTTCGACTCTCAATGAAGAGGAACGTAGTTCACTTTATGATCCAGATGCCAATATCCGTTATGGCATTACCTACCTTAAAACCTTACAAAATAGTGTCGGTCAATGTATCCCTTATATGCTCGCAAGCTATAATGCCGGGCCTCACAATGTTAAGAAATGGCTTCCCGATAACGATCAAGAGATCGATATGGCACTCTGGATTGAGACGATTCCCTTTTATGAGACACGAGGCTATGTAAAAAATGTCTTAAGCAATGCCATTATCTATCATACACTTAAGGAAGAGCCATATCGTTTAATGGATTATCTTAACTGCACAACAACATCCACTGAGGTGACGAGCAATGTTCCTTAA
- a CDS encoding DUF2726 domain-containing protein, producing the protein MFLKLLFIAIIVTGIIIYFKRKWAPKEPTIIDRPTPISWYKAAPALFTPAEQLFLSSLETALHGVPVKIFGKVRIADILKVRPGLAKSDYQGAFSKISAKHVDFVLVNPLTTAPLLIIELDDSTHEAHHRKVRDAFVDEAMYQAQIPILHVPLRQRYDENNLRAQIVEILRQSNEYRHQAL; encoded by the coding sequence ATGTTCCTTAAGTTACTCTTTATAGCTATTATTGTTACTGGTATTATTATCTACTTTAAACGCAAATGGGCACCGAAAGAGCCTACTATTATTGATCGCCCAACACCAATCTCTTGGTATAAGGCGGCACCGGCACTTTTTACCCCGGCAGAACAGCTCTTTCTCTCAAGTTTAGAGACAGCGCTTCATGGTGTACCTGTTAAAATCTTTGGAAAAGTGCGCATCGCCGATATTTTAAAAGTACGCCCAGGACTTGCTAAAAGCGACTATCAAGGGGCTTTTAGTAAGATCTCTGCCAAACATGTGGACTTTGTGCTGGTCAATCCACTGACAACAGCCCCGCTACTCATTATTGAACTTGATGATAGTACTCACGAGGCTCACCACCGTAAAGTACGGGATGCTTTTGTCGATGAAGCGATGTACCAAGCACAGATACCGATTCTCCATGTTCCATTGCGTCAACGCTATGATGAGAATAATCTCCGGGCACAAATAGTAGAAATTCTGCGTCAAAGTAATGAGTATCGCCATCAAGCGCTTTAG
- a CDS encoding GIY-YIG nuclease family protein, whose product MKTTYPQRHYFYVLECNDQSLYTGYTPQLEQRIATHNAGKGAKYTKVPARRPVRLYYYEIFATKQAAMQQEYAFKRLTRAQKIAYIKAHQSKTVV is encoded by the coding sequence ATGAAAACCACCTATCCGCAGCGGCACTATTTCTATGTATTAGAGTGCAATGATCAGAGTCTCTATACCGGTTATACTCCTCAATTAGAGCAACGTATTGCGACCCATAATGCCGGCAAAGGGGCAAAATATACCAAGGTCCCTGCCCGCCGGCCGGTGCGCCTCTATTACTACGAAATTTTTGCAACGAAACAGGCAGCAATGCAACAAGAGTATGCTTTCAAAAGGCTCACAAGAGCCCAAAAGATCGCCTACATTAAAGCCCATCAATCAAAAACAGTCGTGTAA
- a CDS encoding CinA family nicotinamide mononucleotide deamidase-related protein, with amino-acid sequence MKAEIIVSGSEMLLGQSIDTNGPWIARRLSEIGIDCHFKTTVGDNLHNMASTFSRALERADVILCTGGLGPTQDDITKEALAEAVQRPLIYDEALAEMIRDKFRKRNREMSDNNLRQAYYPEGAHILAAFPGTAPGVHLQIGEKHIFLMPGVPSEMKVMMRDSILPYLSQLLPKIERVYTRTLRCWGKGESDISALLADINDELDHLPNPKLSFLASGIEGIQVRFSAKADSEENAMALIKPFAQRAQKILGNLCFGEGKASMEEAVAELLESKSLTLALFESFSEGMISMRLNEKSATEHYFRGAWIESRHQALSIERYKEKLAYIQSLSKADIVATVHGEAHSHNNMTLTLLCQQGETLLEKTMVIPHFNEHDTVSFSVINLLNMIRLSLLGALD; translated from the coding sequence ATGAAAGCAGAGATTATTGTCAGTGGTTCAGAGATGCTCTTAGGACAATCCATTGATACCAATGGCCCTTGGATTGCACGTCGACTGAGTGAAATCGGTATTGATTGTCATTTTAAAACCACTGTAGGCGACAATCTTCATAATATGGCGAGCACTTTTAGCCGTGCATTAGAACGTGCTGATGTCATTCTCTGTACAGGTGGCCTTGGACCGACACAAGATGATATTACGAAAGAAGCCCTTGCCGAAGCGGTTCAGCGCCCTTTAATCTATGATGAAGCACTCGCCGAGATGATTCGCGATAAATTCCGCAAGCGTAATCGAGAGATGTCTGATAATAATCTACGTCAAGCATACTATCCGGAGGGTGCGCATATTTTAGCAGCCTTTCCTGGCACAGCACCTGGCGTTCATCTACAAATCGGCGAAAAGCATATCTTCTTAATGCCGGGTGTTCCGTCAGAAATGAAAGTGATGATGCGCGACTCAATTCTTCCCTATCTCTCCCAATTACTGCCTAAAATTGAACGAGTCTATACTCGTACGCTTCGCTGTTGGGGGAAAGGGGAATCCGATATCTCGGCGCTGTTAGCCGATATTAATGATGAGCTTGATCATCTGCCTAACCCTAAACTCTCTTTCTTAGCTTCCGGTATTGAGGGTATCCAGGTACGTTTTTCTGCAAAAGCAGATTCAGAAGAGAATGCAATGGCTCTCATTAAACCCTTTGCACAACGCGCACAGAAAATCTTAGGGAACCTCTGCTTTGGCGAGGGAAAAGCGAGCATGGAAGAAGCCGTTGCAGAGTTACTTGAATCTAAAAGTTTAACACTTGCGCTCTTTGAATCCTTTAGTGAGGGGATGATCTCGATGCGCTTAAATGAGAAGAGTGCAACAGAACATTATTTCCGAGGTGCTTGGATCGAGAGTCGGCATCAAGCACTCTCTATTGAACGCTATAAAGAGAAATTAGCCTATATCCAATCACTTAGTAAGGCTGATATTGTCGCTACAGTGCATGGTGAAGCACATAGTCATAACAATATGACATTAACGCTACTCTGCCAACAAGGGGAAACGCTATTAGAGAAAACAATGGTTATTCCGCATTTTAATGAACATGATACCGTCAGTTTCTCAGTCATTAACTTACTGAATATGATTCGCCTCTCTCTTTTAGGCGCATTAGATTAG
- the mutT gene encoding 8-oxo-dGTP diphosphatase MutT, with protein sequence MNQSNTISQKPADIRVVAGIIWNQDRSQILLSRRKSTQEFAGLWEFPGGKVEQDEADQTAIIRELKEELAIEVTELSLALQFRYNYPHKSIDFMIYDITRFTGEPIGAESQQVTWFSKEALSSLTFPEANQKMVEYIVNTSHPLF encoded by the coding sequence ATGAATCAATCTAATACAATCTCTCAAAAGCCTGCTGATATTCGTGTGGTCGCCGGTATCATCTGGAATCAAGATCGCAGTCAAATTCTTCTCAGTCGCCGAAAATCCACTCAGGAATTTGCCGGCCTTTGGGAATTCCCCGGCGGGAAAGTCGAGCAAGATGAGGCTGATCAAACAGCAATTATTCGAGAATTAAAGGAAGAGCTTGCAATTGAAGTCACAGAGCTCTCCCTTGCCCTTCAATTTCGTTATAATTATCCACATAAATCTATTGATTTCATGATCTACGATATTACCCGATTTACCGGCGAACCTATCGGAGCAGAGTCCCAACAAGTAACCTGGTTCTCAAAAGAAGCGCTCTCATCGCTCACCTTTCCTGAAGCCAATCAGAAAATGGTTGAGTATATTGTAAATACTTCACATCCCCTATTTTAA
- a CDS encoding MFS transporter — protein sequence MNSYLILLTLAIGAFAIGVTEFSPMGFLPQIAEGISVSIPKAGLLISGYALGVMVGAPIMTLWLGRFSRRLSLILLMIIFTGGNVLASIAPNYTVLMIARVITSFNHGAFFGIGSVVAASVVPKHKQASAIAMMFMGLTIANIFGVPFATWLGQNIGWERSFMAISILGIVTIVALFSFIPKGMQGNRVDVKSEVREMTQLSVILALLTTVMSAGAMFTLYTYIAPVLQEMIDAQTNSITLALVIIGIGFSLGNWLAGKIADLALIRGLFLFLVVLTILMLLIPTIGHHSIIIFILLFLWGIASFGVVPFLQVIVMNAAQKAPALASSINIGAFNLGNALGAALGGLVIELEFSYQDVSFAGAGLAVISIFLLLTQFGRKLILK from the coding sequence ATTAACAGCTACCTTATTTTATTAACGCTTGCGATAGGCGCATTTGCAATCGGAGTAACGGAATTCTCTCCAATGGGATTTTTACCTCAGATTGCGGAGGGTATCTCTGTTTCTATACCTAAGGCTGGGTTATTGATTTCAGGGTATGCATTAGGGGTGATGGTCGGTGCGCCTATCATGACATTGTGGCTTGGCCGGTTTTCTAGGCGTTTATCATTGATTTTATTGATGATTATTTTTACGGGAGGGAATGTTTTAGCTTCAATTGCACCTAATTATACTGTTTTAATGATTGCACGAGTAATTACAAGTTTTAATCATGGCGCTTTTTTTGGAATAGGTTCAGTAGTGGCTGCAAGTGTGGTACCGAAGCATAAACAAGCAAGCGCAATTGCTATGATGTTTATGGGACTGACCATTGCCAATATTTTCGGTGTGCCATTTGCCACTTGGCTTGGTCAGAATATTGGTTGGGAGCGTTCCTTTATGGCTATTTCAATCTTAGGTATTGTGACGATCGTGGCACTTTTTAGCTTTATTCCAAAAGGAATGCAAGGCAATAGAGTAGATGTTAAATCTGAAGTGCGGGAGATGACCCAATTATCAGTTATTTTAGCGTTACTCACAACCGTGATGAGTGCTGGTGCAATGTTTACTCTCTATACCTATATAGCCCCTGTATTACAGGAAATGATCGATGCTCAAACAAATAGTATCACACTTGCTTTAGTGATTATCGGTATTGGTTTTTCACTTGGGAACTGGTTAGCAGGGAAGATTGCCGATCTTGCTTTGATTAGAGGATTATTTCTATTCTTAGTTGTTCTTACGATTTTAATGCTATTGATTCCTACTATTGGGCATCATTCAATAATAATATTTATACTTCTTTTTCTTTGGGGAATAGCGAGTTTCGGTGTTGTTCCTTTTTTACAAGTTATCGTGATGAATGCAGCGCAAAAGGCACCAGCATTAGCTTCCTCTATTAATATTGGGGCATTTAATTTAGGAAATGCCTTAGGCGCTGCTTTAGGAGGTCTAGTGATTGAGTTAGAGTTTTCGTATCAAGATGTCTCTTTTGCTGGTGCAGGGTTAGCAGTTATTTCTATTTTTCTTCTGCTAACGCAATTTGGTAGAAAATTGATCTTAAAATAG
- a CDS encoding LysR substrate-binding domain-containing protein, with protein MKTTIEELIIFSTIAQQGTIYQAAEQLQQTPSSISRALKRLEKKLNLTLIERTTRKLKLTHNGNVFLRYAREIINKLQEAEDSLSKIDQDINGVIRIDSATPFVLHVLTPIVIQFLEKHPNIEIELTNNEHIIDLLSHNIDIAIRIGSLKDSSLHAKYLTTTRSLLVASPDYLARQGIPQKIEDLTRHQTIGFSEFEQLNCWPYLDQQLECHFLSMPKIRASSGETVRSFAIAGAGIAYLSSFLVIDDIQQGRLLEIQPQGLINKNQEIHAVYHHQGYLPKRMRVFIDFLCEALQHDSSIDF; from the coding sequence ATGAAAACTACTATCGAAGAATTAATTATTTTTAGTACAATTGCGCAACAAGGGACAATCTATCAAGCTGCCGAACAATTGCAACAGACCCCATCTTCTATTAGCCGAGCACTTAAAAGGTTAGAAAAAAAACTCAACCTAACGCTTATTGAAAGAACCACGCGAAAACTAAAATTAACGCATAATGGTAATGTATTTCTCCGTTATGCAAGAGAAATTATTAACAAATTACAAGAAGCGGAAGATAGTTTATCGAAGATCGATCAAGATATTAATGGCGTCATTAGAATTGACTCTGCAACTCCATTTGTCTTGCATGTCTTAACGCCTATCGTTATACAGTTTTTAGAAAAACATCCCAATATTGAAATTGAACTTACCAATAATGAACATATTATTGATCTGTTGAGTCATAATATAGACATTGCTATCCGCATTGGATCGCTAAAAGATTCAAGTTTACATGCTAAATATCTCACAACTACACGCTCCCTACTTGTTGCAAGCCCTGACTATTTAGCTAGGCAAGGGATACCTCAAAAAATAGAAGATCTCACCCGACACCAGACTATTGGCTTTTCCGAATTTGAACAGTTAAATTGTTGGCCCTATCTCGACCAACAATTAGAATGTCATTTTTTAAGTATGCCTAAAATAAGAGCTTCAAGTGGAGAAACAGTAAGATCCTTTGCCATAGCAGGCGCAGGAATTGCCTATCTTTCTTCATTTTTAGTCATAGATGATATACAGCAAGGTCGATTACTAGAAATTCAACCTCAAGGCCTTATCAATAAAAATCAGGAGATCCACGCTGTTTACCACCATCAAGGCTATCTCCCTAAACGTATGAGAGTATTCATCGATTTCCTTTGTGAAGCACTACAGCATGATTCATCTATAGATTTCTAA
- the ruvA gene encoding Holliday junction branch migration protein RuvA: MIGRLTGILAEKRLPNQALVDVNGVGYEVELPMSSFAQLPQEGEKVQLTIHHVVREDASLLYGFSSPKEREAFRLLIKVSGIGPKSAILILSGLSAEELYRVINRDDLASLTKVPGVGKKTAERLIIELRDKVKNLAPAAGFDDLLGGTEPITADPQVITDDAIEALVSLGYNQTEAKKRVMKVAKPGLTLEMIIPLALKL, encoded by the coding sequence ATGATTGGACGATTAACAGGTATCTTGGCAGAGAAGCGCTTACCCAACCAAGCTTTAGTGGATGTTAATGGTGTTGGCTATGAAGTAGAATTGCCGATGAGTAGCTTTGCGCAATTGCCACAAGAGGGCGAGAAGGTACAGCTCACGATTCACCACGTAGTTCGGGAAGATGCAAGTTTATTATATGGCTTTTCAAGCCCTAAAGAACGAGAAGCTTTTCGGCTTCTGATTAAAGTTTCCGGCATTGGTCCTAAAAGCGCGATATTGATCCTCTCCGGTCTATCGGCTGAAGAGCTCTACCGAGTCATTAATCGTGATGATTTAGCAAGTTTAACGAAAGTGCCTGGTGTGGGTAAGAAAACAGCAGAGCGTCTCATTATCGAGTTACGAGATAAAGTGAAAAATCTCGCCCCTGCAGCAGGATTTGATGATCTTCTAGGGGGCACTGAGCCTATTACGGCTGATCCTCAAGTGATTACGGATGATGCGATTGAAGCCTTAGTGAGCTTAGGCTATAACCAAACTGAAGCGAAAAAACGCGTGATGAAAGTCGCTAAACCTGGATTAACACTGGAGATGATTATTCCATTGGCACTCAAATTATAA
- the ruvC gene encoding crossover junction endodeoxyribonuclease RuvC, which yields MIILGIDPGSRITGYGVIDISGRKPRYVDSGCIRMDTKAPMSVRLLTIFQGVDQLIALYRPQVLSIEEVFMHKNPQSALKLGQARGVAICAAAMAELEVVEYAATRIKQTIVGQGHAEKAQVQHMVQSLLKLNRKPQADAADALAAALTHAFHRRMEGLL from the coding sequence ATGATTATTTTAGGGATTGACCCAGGCTCACGTATTACGGGCTATGGTGTCATCGATATTAGCGGCCGGAAGCCACGTTATGTGGACTCCGGCTGTATTCGTATGGATACGAAAGCCCCTATGTCGGTGCGTTTATTAACGATTTTTCAAGGTGTTGATCAACTCATTGCGCTCTATCGGCCTCAAGTACTCTCGATTGAAGAAGTTTTTATGCATAAAAACCCCCAATCAGCCCTGAAGCTAGGACAAGCACGTGGTGTTGCCATCTGTGCGGCTGCGATGGCCGAGCTTGAAGTAGTAGAATATGCGGCCACGCGGATTAAGCAGACGATTGTAGGGCAAGGGCATGCTGAGAAAGCACAAGTGCAACATATGGTGCAGAGTCTATTGAAACTCAATCGTAAACCCCAAGCAGATGCGGCTGATGCGTTAGCCGCTGCACTCACACACGCATTTCACCGAAGAATGGAAGGATTATTATGA
- a CDS encoding YebC/PmpR family DNA-binding transcriptional regulator, giving the protein MAGHSKWANIQHRKGAQDKKRGKIFTKLIREITIAVRATGNGDPDANPRLRLAVDKAYGANMPKDTIERAINRGLGISDGPPDEEIRYEGYGAGGVAVMVDCLSNNRNRTAGEVRHAFTKYGGNLGTDGSVAFQFRELGVLSYPAGSDEDGITEAAIMAGAEDVVVDDDGSIEVLTTPQSYAEVHNAMVEAGFEPEDSEVTQYADNNVAIDAEAAEKVMAMVEALENLDDVQKVYSNADISDEILAEIFK; this is encoded by the coding sequence ATGGCAGGTCATAGTAAATGGGCAAATATCCAGCATCGTAAAGGTGCGCAGGATAAAAAACGTGGGAAAATATTCACCAAATTAATTCGTGAGATTACGATTGCTGTGCGAGCAACCGGCAACGGCGATCCTGACGCAAACCCTCGCTTACGCTTAGCGGTTGATAAAGCGTATGGCGCTAATATGCCAAAAGATACTATTGAGAGAGCGATTAATCGTGGTCTTGGTATCTCAGATGGCCCCCCTGATGAAGAGATTCGTTATGAAGGTTATGGTGCCGGTGGTGTTGCCGTAATGGTAGATTGCCTTTCGAATAACCGTAACCGGACTGCCGGCGAAGTGCGTCACGCATTTACTAAATATGGCGGTAATTTAGGGACAGATGGTTCTGTGGCATTCCAATTTAGAGAATTAGGCGTTTTATCATATCCTGCGGGTTCTGATGAAGATGGTATTACAGAAGCGGCGATTATGGCCGGTGCTGAAGATGTCGTCGTAGATGACGATGGTTCTATCGAAGTATTAACCACGCCACAAAGCTATGCAGAAGTGCATAATGCAATGGTTGAAGCAGGTTTTGAGCCTGAAGATTCTGAAGTGACACAATATGCGGATAACAATGTCGCAATTGATGCTGAAGCCGCTGAGAAAGTGATGGCGATGGTAGAAGCATTAGAGAATCTTGATGATGTACAGAAAGTCTACTCTAACGCTGATATCTCAGATGAGATCTTAGCGGAAATCTTCAAGTAA
- a CDS encoding lysine exporter LysO family protein, giving the protein MLQTLLWVLLPLFLGFAIPLKNRRLIRFVDQALIALIYLVLFIMGLNLSLIPDLWNQLQSIFGKTAVFIIAILGLNMVTLLYLDKLLPFKIKEDRPPQGSTWHSLWGSFKLIGTIILGLIVGLLANQYVKVPEHIAEIAIVILLACVGLQLRASGIKLKAVLFNRYGLILSFFFIISSFLGGIIAALILKMPVVQGLAISSGFGWYSLSTIILQDAHGPIMGSIAFFNDLFREFFAFMIIPLLMARFPLTAVGSGGATSLDFVLPVIQRAGGPQVVPIAISFGFITNLLAPIFLVFFANL; this is encoded by the coding sequence ATGTTACAAACGCTCCTTTGGGTTCTGCTCCCGCTCTTTCTTGGCTTTGCCATTCCACTTAAAAATAGACGTTTGATTCGATTTGTCGATCAAGCACTGATTGCGTTGATCTATCTTGTACTCTTTATTATGGGGCTGAATCTCTCTCTGATTCCTGATCTTTGGAATCAATTGCAATCGATATTTGGTAAAACTGCGGTTTTTATCATCGCCATTTTAGGCCTAAATATGGTAACGCTTCTCTATCTCGATAAGCTGCTTCCTTTTAAAATCAAAGAGGATCGTCCACCGCAAGGTTCTACTTGGCACTCACTTTGGGGCTCTTTTAAATTAATCGGCACCATTATTCTAGGATTAATTGTAGGATTGCTCGCTAATCAATATGTCAAAGTACCGGAACATATTGCGGAAATCGCCATTGTGATTCTCCTTGCTTGTGTCGGTCTACAACTCCGCGCAAGTGGTATCAAACTCAAAGCGGTGCTCTTTAATCGCTATGGGTTAATCTTGAGCTTCTTTTTCATTATCTCCTCCTTTTTAGGGGGAATCATTGCCGCTCTCATTCTAAAGATGCCGGTAGTCCAAGGACTCGCTATTAGTTCCGGCTTTGGCTGGTACTCACTTTCGACCATTATTCTCCAAGATGCACATGGCCCTATTATGGGCTCTATCGCCTTCTTTAATGATCTTTTTCGAGAATTTTTTGCCTTTATGATAATTCCGCTACTAATGGCGCGTTTCCCACTGACCGCCGTGGGTTCTGGGGGTGCAACATCTTTAGATTTTGTACTACCGGTTATTCAGCGCGCCGGCGGGCCACAAGTGGTGCCCATTGCCATTAGCTTTGGGTTTATTACCAATCTATTAGCGCCGATTTTCCTCGTCTTTTTTGCAAATCTATAA
- a CDS encoding YgaP family membrane protein — protein sequence MQKNIGSTDSIIRIIIGLILLSLVFIGPKSLWGLIGLVPLLTGIFRYCPLYPVLGINTCKKCAEKDSGK from the coding sequence ATGCAAAAGAATATCGGTTCTACTGATTCAATCATCCGTATTATTATCGGCCTCATTCTCTTAAGTTTAGTGTTTATCGGCCCTAAATCACTTTGGGGATTAATCGGACTTGTCCCACTATTAACAGGGATCTTCCGTTACTGCCCACTCTATCCGGTATTAGGGATCAATACTTGTAAGAAATGTGCAGAGAAAGATTCAGGGAAATAG
- a CDS encoding glycerophosphodiester phosphodiesterase family protein: MSNEIIESYPTVIAHRGAGKEAPENTLAAFRLGASYGFTMFECDAKLSQDDILFLLHDSTLERTTNGQGEAKKLTWNALSQLDAGSWHSPEYTGEPVPRLGALVDYIVANQYRLNIEIKPNPGEAYETGKAVATLLQDLILSRLDSCLDLLFDEPLEALFDRLYDDLVENPTTSCVKRQFLLSSFEPDALKGAKEIAPTLPRALLLDEDQTDIETVIAQLQALECQGVVAYYPLVTEAFMQRCREIDCFVMVYTVNDPNEAKRLLELGVTSVITDNMSFVDLF, translated from the coding sequence ATGAGTAATGAGATAATAGAGAGCTATCCGACAGTAATTGCACATCGTGGTGCTGGCAAGGAAGCACCGGAGAATACATTAGCGGCTTTTCGTTTAGGCGCTTCTTATGGTTTTACGATGTTTGAATGTGATGCGAAATTATCGCAAGATGATATCCTCTTTTTACTGCACGATTCAACGCTAGAGCGCACGACTAATGGCCAAGGGGAAGCGAAAAAACTGACTTGGAATGCACTCTCACAGCTTGATGCCGGCAGTTGGCATTCCCCTGAATATACAGGCGAACCGGTACCTCGTTTGGGCGCATTAGTGGATTATATTGTCGCTAATCAATATCGGTTAAATATTGAGATTAAGCCGAATCCTGGCGAAGCTTATGAGACAGGTAAAGCGGTTGCCACATTGTTGCAAGATCTGATCTTATCTCGCCTGGATAGCTGTTTAGATCTACTCTTTGATGAGCCTTTAGAAGCGCTATTTGATCGGCTCTACGATGATCTTGTGGAGAATCCAACGACTTCTTGTGTGAAACGACAATTTTTGCTCTCTTCTTTTGAACCTGATGCGCTCAAAGGTGCTAAAGAGATTGCACCGACTCTGCCGAGAGCGTTACTGCTTGATGAAGATCAGACCGATATCGAGACAGTGATCGCGCAGTTACAAGCCTTAGAATGCCAAGGCGTGGTGGCTTACTATCCGCTTGTGACCGAAGCATTTATGCAACGTTGTCGGGAGATTGATTGTTTTGTAATGGTCTATACGGTGAATGATCCCAATGAAGCGAAGCGCTTATTAGAACTCGGTGTAACTAGTGTGATTACCGATAATATGAGTTTTGTCGATCTCTTTTAG